The following are encoded in a window of Saccharothrix longispora genomic DNA:
- a CDS encoding sensor histidine kinase has protein sequence MNSELARRRGPGLRTRITLLATGLVAFVSGLLLLLGWLLVGRVIASSPRFAEGSTVFVDGREIDAGVLMDVLGQQARDDVLRSGSVAFLCVVAAAALLAWTITGRVLQPVHDVTDAARRLSAESLGERLRLTGPRDEVAELADTFDEMLDRLQAAFESQRRFVANASHELRTPLSVIRTELDVTLTDPDADVDELRRMAGVVRAATERAEQLVSALLLLARTDGLGLAVREPVDLNAVVESAWRAVRAEAEERQVRASFLSAPAPAVGDPALLERIAGNLLENAVRHNVPGGWIEVRTEGGPDRTLLRVSSSGQPIAPDRVEELFEPFRRGGTDRTARTGTGLGLSIVRAAVAAHEGVVHASAVPGGGLSVVVQLPSTPHGKLV, from the coding sequence CTGAACTCCGAACTGGCCCGCAGGCGCGGACCAGGACTGCGGACGCGGATCACGCTGCTCGCGACCGGCCTGGTCGCGTTCGTCAGCGGCCTCCTCCTGCTGCTCGGCTGGCTGCTCGTCGGCCGCGTCATCGCCTCCTCGCCGCGCTTCGCCGAGGGCAGCACCGTCTTCGTCGACGGCCGCGAGATCGACGCCGGCGTGCTCATGGACGTCCTCGGCCAGCAGGCCCGCGACGACGTCCTGCGGTCCGGGTCCGTCGCGTTCCTCTGCGTCGTCGCCGCCGCGGCGCTGCTCGCCTGGACGATCACCGGCCGCGTCCTGCAACCGGTGCACGACGTCACCGACGCCGCCCGGCGGCTCTCGGCCGAGTCCCTGGGGGAGAGGCTGCGGCTCACCGGGCCGCGTGACGAGGTCGCCGAACTGGCCGACACGTTCGACGAGATGCTCGACCGCCTCCAGGCCGCGTTCGAGTCGCAGCGCCGGTTCGTCGCCAACGCCTCCCACGAACTGCGCACCCCCCTGTCCGTGATCCGCACCGAGCTGGACGTGACGCTCACCGACCCGGACGCCGACGTCGACGAGCTGCGCCGCATGGCGGGAGTCGTGCGCGCCGCCACCGAACGGGCCGAGCAGTTGGTCAGCGCGCTGCTGCTGCTCGCCCGCACCGACGGCCTCGGGCTCGCGGTGCGCGAACCCGTCGACCTGAACGCCGTCGTCGAATCCGCGTGGAGGGCGGTGCGGGCCGAAGCGGAGGAGCGGCAGGTGCGCGCTTCCTTCCTGTCCGCCCCCGCGCCGGCCGTCGGCGACCCGGCGCTGCTGGAGCGGATCGCCGGGAACCTCCTGGAGAACGCCGTCCGCCACAACGTGCCCGGCGGGTGGATCGAGGTGCGCACCGAAGGCGGGCCCGACCGGACCCTGCTGCGCGTGTCGTCCTCGGGCCAGCCCATCGCCCCGGACCGGGTGGAGGAGCTGTTCGAGCCGTTCCGCCGGGGCGGCACAGACCGCACCGCGCGCACCGGCACCGGGTTGGGGCTGTCCATCGTGCGCGCCGCCGTCGCAGCTCACGAGGGGGTCGTGCACGCCTCGGCCGTGCCCGGAGGAGGACTGTCGGTGGTCGTCCAGCTGCCTTCCACGCCGCACGGAAAACTAGTTTGA
- a CDS encoding response regulator transcription factor codes for MRILVVEDEVPLADAIARGLRREGMAVDVAYDGETGHEKSTITRYDVVVLDRDLPGMSGDDLCKEILSSGALTRVMMLTASAGLDDRVAGLSLGADDYLAKPFAFPELVARVRALARRATPATPPLLTAQDVELDPARRTVRRAGQPVELTRKEFGVLEVLLAAKGSVVSSEELLERVWDENADPFTTTVRVTVMTLRKKLGEPGIIDTVVGSGYRVPTAGAPEEGPR; via the coding sequence GTGCGAATCCTGGTTGTCGAGGACGAGGTGCCGCTGGCCGACGCGATCGCCCGCGGCCTGCGTCGCGAGGGCATGGCGGTCGACGTCGCCTACGACGGCGAGACGGGCCACGAGAAATCGACCATCACCCGGTACGACGTCGTCGTGCTCGACCGCGACCTGCCCGGCATGTCCGGCGACGACCTGTGCAAGGAGATCCTCAGCTCCGGCGCCCTGACCAGGGTCATGATGCTCACCGCCAGCGCCGGCCTGGACGACCGCGTCGCCGGTCTCTCCCTCGGCGCGGACGACTACCTCGCCAAGCCCTTCGCGTTCCCCGAGCTCGTCGCCCGCGTCCGCGCCCTGGCCCGCCGCGCCACCCCCGCCACGCCGCCGCTGCTCACCGCGCAGGACGTCGAACTCGACCCCGCCCGCCGCACCGTGCGCCGCGCCGGCCAGCCCGTCGAGCTGACCCGCAAGGAGTTCGGCGTCCTGGAGGTGCTGCTCGCGGCCAAGGGCTCCGTCGTCTCCAGCGAGGAACTGCTCGAACGCGTGTGGGACGAGAACGCCGACCCGTTCACCACCACCGTCCGGGTCACCGTCATGACGCTGCGCAAGAAGCTCGGCGAACCCGGCATCATCGACACCGTGGTCGGCTCCGGGTACCGCGTGCCCACGGCGGGCGCCCCCGAGGAAGGCCCACGCTGA
- the dxs gene encoding 1-deoxy-D-xylulose-5-phosphate synthase, giving the protein MTLLESVHGPADLKRLEHDELVRLAEEIRGFLVEKVSRTGGHLGPNLGVVELTMAVHRVFDSPHDSVVFDTGHQSYVHKILTGRADGFDTLRQKGGLSGYPSRAESEHDVEENSHASTALSYADGLAKAYQLTNQRRHVVAVVGDGALTGGMCWEALNNIAAGADRPVVIVVNDNGRSYSPTIGGLADHLSSLRLQPGYERALERGKTAIQSAPIFGQALYAALHAAKRGIKDAISPQAMFEDLGLKYIGPVDGHDHAVLESALRRAKSFGGPVIVHTVTRKGNGFAPAENHEADQMHATGVIDPITGENVGPSKRTWTHVFADELAALGGERPDLVAITAAMRGPTGLDKFAGLYPDRCFDVGIAEQHAMTSAAGLAMGGLHPVVAIYATFLNRAFDQLLMDVAMHKQGVTVVLDRAGVTGPDGASHHGMWDLSICGLVPGIHVAAPRDAASLREELREAVRIADAPSVVRYPKASVGPDLPALERVGAVDVLHRSGSDVLLVTVGAFGELGLAAAQRLADQGIGVTVVDPRWVFPVPADLVDLATRHRLVVTVEDGGRHGGFGWALAAALRDAGVEVPLRDLGIPQEFQEHGERGEVLADLGLTAQDVARRITEWVVATEPVEMSATAEK; this is encoded by the coding sequence GTGACGCTGCTGGAATCCGTGCACGGACCGGCGGACCTGAAGCGCTTGGAGCACGACGAGCTGGTGCGGCTCGCCGAGGAGATCCGGGGTTTCCTGGTCGAGAAGGTCTCCCGGACCGGCGGGCACCTCGGGCCCAACCTGGGGGTCGTCGAGCTGACCATGGCCGTGCACCGGGTCTTCGACTCGCCGCACGACTCGGTCGTGTTCGACACCGGGCACCAGAGCTACGTGCACAAGATCCTCACCGGCCGCGCGGACGGGTTCGACACCCTGCGCCAGAAGGGCGGCCTGTCCGGCTACCCGTCGCGCGCGGAGAGCGAGCACGACGTCGAGGAGAACAGCCACGCCTCGACCGCCCTGTCCTACGCCGACGGCCTCGCCAAGGCGTACCAGCTCACCAACCAGCGGCGGCACGTCGTCGCGGTCGTCGGCGACGGCGCGCTGACCGGCGGCATGTGCTGGGAGGCGCTGAACAACATCGCCGCCGGCGCCGACCGGCCCGTGGTGATCGTCGTCAACGACAACGGCCGCTCCTACTCGCCCACCATCGGCGGCCTGGCCGACCACCTGTCGTCGCTGCGCCTCCAGCCCGGCTACGAGCGCGCCCTGGAACGCGGCAAGACCGCCATCCAGTCCGCCCCCATCTTCGGGCAGGCCCTCTACGCCGCCCTGCACGCCGCCAAGCGCGGCATCAAGGACGCGATCAGCCCGCAGGCCATGTTCGAGGACCTCGGCCTCAAGTACATCGGCCCCGTCGACGGGCACGACCACGCCGTGCTGGAGTCCGCGCTGCGCCGCGCCAAGTCCTTCGGCGGACCGGTCATCGTGCACACCGTCACCCGCAAGGGCAACGGCTTCGCGCCCGCCGAGAACCACGAGGCCGACCAGATGCACGCCACCGGCGTCATCGACCCCATCACCGGCGAGAACGTCGGCCCGTCCAAGCGCACGTGGACCCACGTGTTCGCCGACGAGCTGGCCGCCCTCGGCGGGGAGCGGCCCGACCTGGTCGCCATCACCGCCGCCATGCGCGGCCCGACGGGCCTCGACAAGTTCGCGGGCCTGTACCCGGACCGGTGCTTCGACGTCGGCATCGCCGAGCAGCACGCCATGACCTCCGCCGCCGGCCTCGCCATGGGCGGCCTGCACCCGGTCGTCGCGATCTACGCGACGTTCCTCAACCGGGCGTTCGACCAGCTGCTGATGGACGTCGCCATGCACAAGCAGGGCGTCACCGTCGTGCTCGACCGCGCGGGCGTCACCGGCCCGGACGGCGCCTCCCACCACGGCATGTGGGACCTGTCGATCTGCGGCCTCGTCCCCGGCATCCACGTCGCCGCGCCCCGCGACGCCGCGTCGCTGCGCGAGGAGCTGCGCGAGGCCGTGCGGATCGCCGACGCCCCGTCCGTCGTGCGCTACCCGAAGGCGTCGGTCGGCCCCGACCTGCCCGCGCTGGAGCGCGTCGGCGCGGTCGACGTGCTGCACCGCTCCGGGTCCGACGTCCTGCTGGTCACCGTCGGCGCGTTCGGCGAACTCGGCCTGGCAGCCGCCCAGCGGCTCGCCGACCAGGGCATCGGCGTCACCGTCGTCGACCCGCGCTGGGTGTTCCCGGTGCCGGCCGACCTGGTCGACCTGGCCACGCGGCACCGCCTCGTGGTGACCGTCGAGGACGGCGGCAGGCACGGCGGCTTCGGCTGGGCGCTGGCCGCCGCGCTGCGCGACGCCGGCGTGGAGGTGCCGCTGCGCGACCTGGGCATCCCGCAGGAGTTCCAGGAGCACGGCGAGCGCGGCGAGGTGCTGGCGGACCTCGGCCTCACCGCGCAGGACGTCGCCCGCCGCATCACCGAGTGGGTCGTCGCGACCGAACCCGTCGAGATGAGCGCGACCGCCGAGAAGTAG